A portion of the Channa argus isolate prfri chromosome 19, Channa argus male v1.0, whole genome shotgun sequence genome contains these proteins:
- the crygn2 gene encoding gamma-crystallin N-B, whose translation MSQYSGKITFYEGKCFTGRKLEVRGDCDNFQDRGFMNRVNSIRVESGAWICYDHPDFKGQQYILEHGEYPEFQRWNSHNDHMGSCKPIRMHGEHYRIELFEGCNFSGQCVDICDDCPFLQSRGFSKNCINSVKVYGDGAWVMYEEPNFRGRMYIVERGDYCSHNEWQAQNPNIQSIRRVVNYF comes from the exons ATGTCGCAGTATTCTGGAAAG ATTACCTTCTATGAGGGGAAATGTTTCACTGGCAGGAAGCTGGAGGTCAGAGGTGACTGCGATAACTTCCAGGACCGCGGCTTCATGAACAG GGTGAACTCTATCCGTGTGGAGAGTGGAGCCTGGATCTGCTACGACCATCCCGACTTCAAGGGCCAGCAGTACATCCTGGAGCACGGAGAGTACCCAGAATTCCAGAGGTGGAACTCCCATAACGATCACATGGGGTCCTGCAAGCCCATCCGCATG CATGGAGAGCACTACCGCATCGAGCTGTTCGAGGGCTGTAACTTCTCTGGCCAGTGTGTGGACATCTGCGACGACTGTCCCTTCCTGCAGAGCCGCGGATTCTCCAAGAACTGTATCAACTCCGTCAAGGTCTATGGAGATGGAGC CTGGGTGATGTACGAAGAGCCCAACTTCCGCGGCCGTATGTACATCGTGGAACGTGGAGACTACTGCAGCCATAACGAGTGGCAGGCGCAGAACCCCAACATCCAGTCCATCCGCAGAGTCGTCAACTACTTCTAA